Sequence from the Streptomyces mobaraensis NBRC 13819 = DSM 40847 genome:
CGCAGGACGCCGATGATCTCGCGCAGGTCCTCCAGGGCCTGGTACGCCGCGTCCCGGATGATCCCGGACGCCCGCCGGACGTCCTCGGCGGGGGCGTCCGGCCGGAACTCCAGCGCCCCCGCGTGCACGCTGAGCAGCGAGAGGCGGTGCGCGAGCACGTCGTGCATCTCGCGCGCTATCTCCTCGCGCACCTGGCGCCGCGCCTCCTCCGCCGCCCGGTCGGCGCGCTCCCGCAGCCCGGCGATGAGCCGGCCCCGGGAACGGACGTACAGGCCCCAGCCGAAGGCGCCCGCGACCAGGGCGAAGTAGGTGAACGCGGAGGCGGTGCCGGGTTCGTCGAGCGCCGGCCGGCCGAGCAGGAAGACGGGCAGCGGCAGGACCGTGAACGCGGCGACCCACCCGGTGACGCGCGGCGGCCGGTGCGCCGCGACGGTGAACAGGGCGACCATGATCGGACCGGCGGCGAAGTGCGACAGCGAACCGGTCACCACGAGCGCCACCGCGACCTGGACGGGCCACCGCCGCCGCAGGAACAGCGCGGCGCACGCCAGGCCGCCGGCCAACTGGTCGGCGAAGAGGACCGTTTCGGACAGCCGGCGGCCGTCCAGCGCGTCCTCGGCGGTGGCCACCGAGAAGGCGGCGGCGAGCAGGAAGCAGCCGAGGTCGGCGAGCCGGTCGCGGGTGGCGGGACGGAGACGGGTCATGACCGGAAGGTACGCGTTCCGGGCGGCGGCCGTACCGCCCGGCGACCGGCCCGATACCTTCGGAGCCGACTCGCATACCTTCGGGGCACGGCCCGCATACCTTCGGACGCGGCCCGGTACCTTCGGACTTCACCGGGCCCGCCGGATGCCTCCCTTCGGCCGGCGCACCGTCTCCCGACGGCCGACGCCGCGCCCGCCCGGCACCTCCTACCTTCGCCGCATGAAGAGTGTGCTGGGTTTTCTGAGTTTCGTCCTGACGGCCGGCGG
This genomic interval carries:
- a CDS encoding sensor histidine kinase; its protein translation is MTRLRPATRDRLADLGCFLLAAAFSVATAEDALDGRRLSETVLFADQLAGGLACAALFLRRRWPVQVAVALVVTGSLSHFAAGPIMVALFTVAAHRPPRVTGWVAAFTVLPLPVFLLGRPALDEPGTASAFTYFALVAGAFGWGLYVRSRGRLIAGLRERADRAAEEARRQVREEIAREMHDVLAHRLSLLSVHAGALEFRPDAPAEDVRRASGIIRDAAYQALEDLREIIGVLRLPSGDAPDRPQPTLDDIPRLVEESREAGMRVEVDMRAAAGASAGASADTSAGGPPTAVTGRTAYRIVQEGLTNARKHAPGADVTVTVEGGPDTGLVVEVRNAVPVAVAAGALHGGGLPGGVLRGGGTLGAALPGAGASDGGIPGSGVPGAGQGLTGLAERARLADGRLEHGRVDGEFRLRAWLPWDGRRSSSFPAREAVGGGGGADGVRVA